In a genomic window of Candidatus Flexicrinis proximus:
- a CDS encoding dihydroneopterin aldolase, translated as MDIIEIDALRLRCEIGFSPHELGVKQDVIITLRIGTDMRRAGASDIPEDAFNYRTVAKAIIAHVEASHYALVEALAESIARMVVVEHGAPWVQVRVHKPGALRFSDSVGVVIEREPADYDRGH; from the coding sequence ATGGACATCATCGAAATCGACGCGCTGCGTTTGCGCTGCGAAATCGGGTTCAGCCCACATGAACTCGGCGTCAAGCAAGACGTCATCATTACGCTGCGCATCGGCACGGATATGCGGCGCGCCGGAGCCAGCGACATCCCGGAAGATGCGTTCAACTACCGGACGGTGGCGAAAGCGATCATCGCCCATGTCGAAGCCTCGCATTACGCCCTGGTCGAGGCGCTCGCCGAGTCGATCGCGCGGATGGTGGTCGTCGAACACGGCGCGCCATGGGTTCAGGTGCGAGTCCATAAACCCGGCGCGCTGCGGTTCAGCGACAGCGTCGGCGTGGTGATCGAGCGCGAACCGGCCGATTACGACCGCGGGCACTAA
- the trmB gene encoding tRNA (guanosine(46)-N7)-methyltransferase TrmB codes for MSRSKARLVPRLSGTSLPWPVDWATLYEQTETRAARPLILEIGFGYGHFLRHLSATFPDAMIVGVEIANECLEHIDRQLDRGEMTNVRAVFARAETALHHLFEPASIDQIHVNFPDPWFKSRHERRRLMQRTHIDAMVSRLKAGGQLFLATDIREYAEMSDEALRETAGLSNTLDRPWSTEPLPGRVVTKYERKALTAGRPCHYFAYRRNDTPVPYIPVLTEAEMPHLTLALPLLVTDIVEQFEPFEAKAAAREPAHAETNISVNASQAFGSRQAALIEAYVVEPTIQQHVGIIVAPIRERPGEYTVGLSTIGSPRPTDGLHFAVRKVADWLLTLHAEARITGDKARSGYAEV; via the coding sequence GTGAGTCGTTCGAAGGCCCGACTTGTCCCCCGTCTGAGCGGCACGTCACTGCCGTGGCCGGTCGATTGGGCAACACTCTATGAACAGACAGAGACGCGCGCAGCGCGGCCACTAATCCTGGAAATCGGATTTGGCTACGGCCATTTCCTGCGCCACCTTTCGGCAACCTTCCCGGATGCGATGATCGTGGGTGTCGAGATCGCCAACGAGTGCCTGGAACACATCGACCGGCAGCTTGACCGCGGCGAGATGACCAACGTCCGTGCTGTTTTTGCGCGGGCGGAGACGGCGTTACACCATTTATTCGAGCCTGCTTCCATTGACCAGATCCATGTGAATTTCCCCGATCCGTGGTTCAAATCGCGGCACGAGCGCCGACGACTGATGCAGCGGACGCACATCGATGCGATGGTTTCGCGGCTTAAAGCCGGCGGACAGCTGTTTCTGGCGACCGACATCCGCGAGTACGCAGAGATGAGCGATGAAGCTCTGCGCGAAACCGCGGGGTTGTCGAATACACTCGACCGGCCATGGTCAACGGAACCGCTGCCAGGACGAGTCGTGACTAAATACGAACGCAAGGCGCTGACGGCAGGACGACCCTGCCATTATTTCGCGTACCGCCGTAACGATACGCCCGTGCCCTATATCCCCGTGCTGACGGAGGCCGAGATGCCGCACCTCACGCTTGCCCTGCCGCTGCTTGTGACAGACATCGTAGAACAATTCGAACCTTTCGAAGCCAAAGCCGCCGCACGCGAACCCGCCCATGCCGAGACGAACATCAGCGTGAATGCGTCGCAGGCATTCGGAAGCCGGCAGGCCGCGCTGATCGAGGCTTACGTGGTCGAGCCAACGATCCAACAGCATGTCGGCATAATCGTCGCGCCGATCCGCGAGCGGCCGGGCGAATATACGGTCGGACTCAGTACGATCGGCAGCCCACGCCCGACAGACGGACTGCACTTTGCGGTACGCAAGGTCGCTGACTGGCTGCTGACCCTGCACGCCGAGGCGCGCATCACCGGCGACAAAGCGCGCAGCGGATACGCGGAGGTGTAA
- a CDS encoding serine/threonine protein kinase — translation MTTRLTSRLPPRLIRRLRGAWVALALFVIITWVPRILARFSSLPPDDGLALLSRLVEVFTFTMFAAVALTLYWRRGDDWLALFTGMMLLLTAYGYTGSRLTGTYWAFASFFLVVLMEVFQVTFFYIFPDGKFLPRWAKYGVVPLFVFRFLIWENIYRNSLPQGALEVGIVVLLLLIGVGLQVYRYRSYANPTQRQQVKWLLVGFTATILFVAPSVYVVSVFTDTARELVAVVVILRTLALLLVPISLGISVMRYRLWDLDLTINRSVKGVIVGAFLAAIFAAVFLATRAGIQALFGPQSSVFALAAGVIVVGLLFNPVRDRVRHFIDTRLYDLRFDLDELRESQKPPEVKKPGTMTGQHVGEYEVLDLLGRGGMGEVYLGFGGERIVAIKIMPPEIASQGKNAQRFEREIEALKTLDHPNVVHLIDSGVDNDRRYMIMDFIDGQDLTHVLREKGMFSPEVAYDIVKQIGAALTYIHSREQIHRDVTSGNIMLSPNGERYDAVLMDFGLVKMLKTPTNITMSSDVMGTIDYMAPEQIVQTQTVDLRSDIYALGAVYYEMLTGKRPFSGGPAQVLFGHLYQPPPDPRQVRPELPRGLSHAIMRALAKSPDDRFQTVQEFVEAAGAPEVEAAAAA, via the coding sequence ATGACTACGCGACTGACCAGCCGACTTCCCCCCCGCCTGATCCGGCGGCTGCGCGGCGCCTGGGTGGCGCTGGCACTGTTCGTCATCATCACATGGGTGCCGCGCATCCTCGCACGGTTCAGCTCCCTGCCGCCCGATGACGGTCTGGCGCTGCTGAGCCGGCTTGTAGAGGTCTTTACATTCACGATGTTCGCGGCGGTGGCGCTGACGCTGTACTGGCGGCGCGGGGACGACTGGCTGGCGCTGTTCACGGGCATGATGCTGCTGCTGACGGCGTATGGCTATACCGGCAGCCGGCTGACTGGAACGTACTGGGCATTTGCGTCGTTCTTTCTGGTCGTGCTGATGGAGGTCTTTCAGGTCACATTCTTCTATATCTTTCCGGACGGGAAGTTTTTGCCGCGATGGGCGAAGTACGGCGTGGTGCCGCTGTTCGTCTTCCGATTCCTGATCTGGGAGAACATCTATCGCAACAGCCTGCCACAGGGCGCGCTGGAAGTCGGGATCGTCGTCCTGCTGCTGCTGATCGGCGTCGGCCTGCAGGTGTATCGCTACCGGTCCTACGCCAACCCGACACAACGGCAGCAGGTCAAATGGCTGCTGGTGGGCTTCACGGCGACGATCCTATTTGTCGCGCCATCAGTGTATGTCGTGAGCGTGTTCACCGACACGGCCCGCGAACTGGTCGCGGTCGTGGTGATTTTGCGGACGCTGGCGCTGCTGCTGGTGCCGATCTCGCTGGGCATTTCGGTGATGCGCTACCGGCTGTGGGATCTGGACCTGACGATCAACCGCTCGGTAAAGGGCGTAATTGTCGGCGCGTTTCTGGCGGCGATTTTCGCGGCGGTCTTCCTGGCTACACGGGCGGGGATTCAGGCGCTTTTCGGGCCGCAGTCGTCGGTGTTCGCCCTTGCGGCGGGCGTGATCGTGGTCGGTCTGCTGTTTAACCCCGTGCGGGACCGCGTGCGGCATTTCATCGACACGCGGCTGTACGATCTGCGTTTCGACCTCGACGAACTGCGCGAGTCGCAGAAGCCGCCGGAGGTCAAGAAGCCGGGGACGATGACCGGGCAGCATGTGGGTGAATACGAAGTCCTCGATTTGCTGGGGCGAGGCGGCATGGGCGAGGTGTATCTGGGCTTCGGCGGCGAGCGGATCGTCGCGATCAAGATTATGCCGCCAGAAATCGCTTCACAGGGCAAGAACGCACAGCGGTTCGAGCGGGAAATCGAAGCGCTGAAGACGCTGGACCATCCGAACGTCGTCCACCTGATCGACTCGGGGGTCGATAATGACCGCCGCTACATGATCATGGACTTCATCGACGGGCAGGACCTGACGCATGTGCTGCGCGAGAAAGGGATGTTCTCGCCTGAGGTCGCGTACGACATCGTCAAGCAGATCGGGGCGGCGCTGACATATATCCACAGCCGCGAGCAGATCCACCGCGACGTCACGAGCGGCAACATCATGCTGAGTCCTAACGGCGAACGGTACGACGCGGTGCTGATGGACTTCGGGCTGGTCAAGATGCTGAAGACGCCGACCAACATCACGATGAGCAGCGATGTGATGGGGACGATCGATTATATGGCGCCGGAACAGATCGTCCAGACGCAGACAGTTGACCTGCGGAGCGATATCTACGCGCTGGGCGCGGTGTATTACGAGATGCTCACGGGCAAACGTCCGTTCTCAGGCGGGCCGGCGCAGGTGTTGTTCGGGCATTTGTACCAACCGCCGCCGGACCCGCGACAGGTGCGGCCAGAGCTGCCGCGCGGACTGAGCCACGCGATCATGCGCGCGCTGGCCAAGTCACCGGACGACCGTTTCCAGACGGTGCAGGAGTTTGTCGAGGCGGCTGGAGCGCCGGAGGTCGAAGCGGCGGCGGCGGCGTGA
- a CDS encoding pseudouridine-5'-phosphate glycosidase, with amino-acid sequence MPQDLVIAPRIQWALAEGRPVVALESTLITHGLPYPHNVETALAMEAAVREGGAEPATIAVLKGRITVGLSADEVERLGQAPSGTVRKVSRRDMAIAVGLGEDGATTVAGTMIVAAWAGISVFSTGGIGGVHRGHPFDVSADLIELGRTPVAVVCSGAKSILDLPLTLEVLETQGVPVLGYQTDTLPAFYSRSSGLAVTARVESAEQVAKVIQAARHLGLSHGILIAVPVPEADAMPEAMAEAAIRRATEEADAQGIHGKDVTPFVLSRVAELTEGVSRGANTSLLVNNARVGGLIAKALAAQKTL; translated from the coding sequence ATGCCTCAAGATTTGGTCATTGCACCGCGCATTCAATGGGCGCTGGCAGAAGGGCGCCCGGTGGTGGCGCTCGAGTCGACCTTGATTACCCACGGACTGCCCTATCCGCATAATGTCGAGACCGCGCTGGCGATGGAAGCCGCGGTACGCGAAGGCGGCGCGGAGCCGGCAACGATTGCCGTCCTGAAAGGCCGGATCACGGTCGGGCTTTCGGCTGACGAGGTTGAGCGACTGGGGCAAGCGCCGTCGGGTACTGTCCGCAAGGTGAGCCGGCGCGACATGGCGATCGCGGTCGGGCTGGGGGAAGACGGCGCGACGACGGTGGCGGGGACGATGATCGTCGCCGCATGGGCCGGGATTTCGGTATTCAGCACGGGCGGGATCGGCGGCGTACACCGCGGGCATCCGTTCGATGTTTCGGCCGACTTGATCGAGTTGGGGCGCACGCCGGTGGCGGTGGTGTGCAGCGGGGCGAAGTCGATCCTCGATCTGCCGCTGACGCTGGAAGTCCTGGAAACGCAGGGAGTCCCGGTGCTGGGCTACCAGACCGACACGCTGCCGGCGTTCTACTCGCGGTCAAGCGGGCTGGCAGTGACGGCGCGGGTCGAAAGCGCCGAGCAGGTCGCGAAGGTGATCCAGGCGGCGCGACATCTGGGCCTGTCGCACGGTATTTTAATTGCCGTCCCAGTGCCGGAAGCAGACGCGATGCCGGAGGCCATGGCAGAGGCCGCTATCCGGCGGGCGACCGAAGAAGCGGACGCGCAGGGGATACACGGCAAAGACGTGACGCCGTTCGTGCTGTCGCGGGTGGCCGAACTGACCGAAGGCGTGTCACGCGGGGCGAACACGTCGCTGCTGGTGAACAACGCGCGGGTGGGCGGACTCATCGCAAAGGCGCTGGCAGCGCAGAAAACGTTATAG
- a CDS encoding fumarylacetoacetate hydrolase family protein: MKLVTFSHPQRTGVGILHDDSVTVTAWTGDLLSLLDAGITPNETSIRFPLSSVKLRPPLRPRKIIAVGRNYAEHAKELGNTAPSAPLLFSKLPNSVIGTGDSITWSEAVTQQVDWEAELAVVIGKRAAQVSVEDAMKFVYGYTAANDITARDLQETEPQWVRGKGMDTFCPLGPVIVTKNEIPDPHALSLTTTVNGETMQNGNTGDMIHRVDALVSYISQWITLEPGDVILTGTPSGVGKGMKPPRFLKDGDVVAVTVEGIGTLTNPCKARP, from the coding sequence ATGAAGCTCGTAACGTTCTCCCATCCCCAGCGGACCGGCGTCGGCATATTGCATGACGACAGCGTGACGGTCACGGCATGGACCGGCGACCTACTCTCGCTGCTCGACGCGGGAATTACCCCGAACGAGACGAGTATCCGCTTCCCGCTGTCCAGCGTAAAGCTGCGCCCGCCGCTGCGCCCGCGGAAGATCATCGCGGTCGGGCGGAATTACGCGGAACACGCTAAAGAGCTTGGCAATACAGCTCCTTCAGCGCCGCTGTTGTTCTCGAAGCTGCCGAACAGCGTGATCGGCACCGGCGATAGCATTACCTGGAGCGAGGCTGTCACCCAGCAAGTCGACTGGGAGGCGGAACTGGCGGTGGTGATCGGCAAACGCGCCGCGCAGGTCAGCGTGGAAGACGCGATGAAATTCGTATATGGCTACACGGCCGCCAACGATATCACCGCCCGCGACCTGCAGGAAACGGAGCCGCAGTGGGTGCGCGGCAAGGGCATGGATACGTTCTGCCCGCTTGGCCCGGTGATCGTGACCAAGAACGAGATCCCCGACCCGCACGCGCTGTCGCTGACGACGACCGTGAACGGCGAAACGATGCAGAACGGAAACACCGGCGACATGATTCACCGGGTCGATGCGCTGGTCAGCTACATCAGCCAGTGGATCACGCTGGAACCCGGCGATGTCATCCTGACCGGCACACCGTCGGGAGTTGGCAAAGGGATGAAGCCCCCGCGCTTCCTGAAGGACGGGGACGTCGTGGCGGTGACGGTCGAAGGGATCGGGACGCTGACGAATCCATGCAAGGCGCGTCCGTGA
- a CDS encoding TrkA family potassium uptake protein — protein sequence MALNTPTVKLRRRRGLLRLVQVAWRDTRALLSEFRLPLVIFLLATVGLGLIYGELMVHAGLQRLPWFELPYIMFSFMLLASPIEIPTQWYLLIFWYAMPPIALFIVGRGVADFARLFFDRSGRRTAWQEAIVSTMRHHTIVLGVGHVGLKVTRALVEMGFEVVAVDQSFTPQEESALRDLNVPFILGDGRSAATLEKAAISDADALLVCTSQDTVNLEMVMRARDLNPALRIVTRMGDTQFAEQMKNFLGVAAVLSSADIATPLFAGAAVGVEVTQTLSIHNRQYAMFRLTVSPGSYYEGRTVGSIQDRYDVDVVLHAHDGAAAEVHPDNAITVLAGDTLVIFAQNDKMRELAGLNRPNSRPPR from the coding sequence ATGGCTCTAAACACCCCGACTGTAAAACTCCGCCGCAGACGCGGCCTTCTCCGCCTCGTGCAGGTCGCCTGGCGCGATACCCGCGCGCTGCTCAGCGAATTTCGCCTGCCGCTCGTGATTTTCCTGCTGGCGACCGTCGGCTTGGGCCTGATCTACGGTGAACTGATGGTCCACGCCGGCCTCCAGCGCCTGCCCTGGTTCGAGCTGCCCTACATCATGTTCTCGTTCATGCTGCTGGCCTCGCCCATCGAGATCCCGACCCAGTGGTATCTGCTGATCTTCTGGTACGCCATGCCGCCCATCGCCCTGTTCATCGTCGGGCGCGGCGTGGCCGATTTCGCGCGTTTGTTCTTTGACCGCAGCGGGCGGCGCACCGCCTGGCAGGAAGCGATTGTTTCAACTATGCGACATCATACGATTGTCTTGGGCGTCGGCCATGTCGGCCTAAAAGTGACACGCGCGCTTGTGGAGATGGGCTTCGAGGTCGTCGCCGTCGATCAGTCCTTCACCCCGCAGGAGGAATCCGCCCTGCGCGACCTCAATGTGCCGTTCATCCTCGGCGACGGCCGCAGCGCCGCCACTCTCGAAAAGGCCGCCATCAGCGACGCTGACGCCCTGCTGGTCTGCACCTCCCAGGACACCGTCAATCTCGAAATGGTCATGCGCGCCCGTGACTTGAACCCGGCCCTGCGCATCGTCACCCGCATGGGCGATACCCAGTTCGCCGAGCAGATGAAGAACTTTCTCGGTGTCGCGGCCGTCCTCAGCAGCGCCGATATCGCCACGCCCCTGTTCGCCGGGGCCGCCGTCGGCGTCGAAGTCACCCAGACCCTGAGCATCCATAACCGCCAGTATGCTATGTTCCGCCTGACGGTCTCGCCCGGCTCGTATTACGAAGGCCGCACCGTCGGCAGCATCCAGGACCGCTACGATGTCGATGTCGTCCTCCACGCCCACGACGGCGCCGCCGCCGAGGTCCACCCCGACAACGCCATCACCGTGCTGGCCGGTGACACGCTCGTCATCTTCGCCCAGAACGACAAAATGCGCGAACTCGCCGGCCTCAACCGCCCGAACTCCCGCCCCCCGCGTTGA
- a CDS encoding ABC transporter permease translates to MVNIIRVLTYEISRTIRRKGFLFTTFGLPVLLFALSFVWQALSPTPQDMMRDAQRLAQQFDGVTHVGIVDLSGEFAGISTEWLVAFPDEASAVAAMERGEIEAVYILPVDYAETRTAREIIPKMALDDVSKDPLVALAREALMADFDVQLVDRIQNPAAINQVDLTTIDADGNPILSDATPEQTEDASFALVYVFALLFVLTAFTGSGYLMQSVIEEKENRLIEVLITTVRPSQLLAGKVLAGGVMSLFQIGMWFLIGILLARLQGDFLATMVPFLATIIVPTGQLPLIAAYFLIGFFMFSALFGMVGALSNSAQEGPQLTVVFVLPAMIPLWAAPAIIGDPNGGLAVLLSLIPLTSPIGMTARLLLTDVAFWQVALSLAILFLTTVGLYWLAGRMFRVQILLSGKLPRLRDIPRLVFSRS, encoded by the coding sequence ATGGTCAATATCATCCGTGTCCTGACCTATGAAATCAGCCGCACGATCCGCCGCAAAGGGTTCCTGTTCACCACCTTTGGGCTGCCCGTACTGCTGTTCGCCTTGAGTTTTGTCTGGCAGGCGCTCTCGCCAACCCCGCAGGACATGATGCGCGATGCCCAGCGCCTCGCCCAGCAGTTCGACGGTGTCACTCACGTCGGTATCGTTGACCTGAGCGGCGAATTTGCCGGCATCTCCACTGAATGGCTGGTCGCGTTCCCCGATGAGGCATCCGCTGTGGCAGCCATGGAACGCGGCGAAATCGAAGCCGTCTACATCCTGCCCGTCGACTACGCCGAAACCCGTACAGCGCGCGAAATTATCCCCAAGATGGCCCTCGACGACGTGTCCAAAGACCCGCTCGTTGCCCTCGCGCGCGAAGCGCTCATGGCCGACTTCGATGTCCAGCTCGTCGATCGCATCCAGAACCCCGCCGCCATCAATCAGGTCGATCTGACCACCATCGACGCCGACGGCAACCCGATCCTCAGCGACGCCACCCCTGAACAAACTGAGGACGCCAGCTTCGCGCTCGTCTATGTATTCGCCCTGCTTTTCGTCCTGACGGCCTTCACCGGCAGCGGCTATCTCATGCAGAGCGTGATCGAGGAGAAGGAAAACCGCCTGATCGAGGTGCTCATCACCACCGTCCGGCCGTCGCAGCTCCTGGCTGGCAAAGTGCTGGCTGGCGGCGTCATGTCGCTGTTCCAGATCGGCATGTGGTTCCTGATCGGCATCCTCCTGGCCCGCCTCCAGGGTGACTTCCTCGCCACCATGGTCCCGTTCCTGGCCACGATCATCGTCCCGACCGGTCAGCTCCCGTTGATCGCCGCCTATTTCCTGATCGGCTTCTTCATGTTCTCAGCGCTGTTCGGCATGGTTGGCGCGCTCAGCAATTCTGCCCAGGAAGGGCCGCAGCTTACCGTGGTCTTTGTCCTTCCGGCCATGATCCCCCTCTGGGCCGCGCCCGCCATCATCGGCGACCCCAACGGAGGCCTGGCTGTGCTGCTCAGCCTCATCCCGCTGACCTCGCCCATCGGCATGACCGCCCGCCTCCTGCTGACCGACGTGGCCTTCTGGCAGGTCGCCCTCAGCCTGGCAATCCTCTTCCTGACAACCGTCGGCCTCTACTGGCTGGCCGGGCGTATGTTCCGCGTGCAGATTCTGCTCTCCGGTAAGCTTCCGCGTCTGCGTGACATCCCCAGGCTGGTCTTCAGCCGCTCGTAA
- a CDS encoding serine/threonine protein kinase, which translates to MDNNQLSGTMLGKYALRDLLGAGGMGAVYRAYDDSLKREVAVKVVNLGTATPDVQARFIREAQTAANLEHSHIVRIYDFGVERDINYIVMQHLTGGTLTERFKRLKEGQSSGPSLGEVSLILNEIASALDYAHWQGVVHRDIKPANIMFNNQGQAIIVDFGIAKLISDATRAELTGADMMMGTPSYMPPEQWSKQELTPAADQYALAVMTYQLIAGRMPFVADNLPSLWYKIKEEQPTPLHLLKPDIPLSVMAVIGRGMAKDPAQRFPNCTQLAQAFESAIEGSHGEATGFFFVSSSARPPSISARPPSVSARPDSFSSAPRSVPMQGTARQASYLGIALAVLLVGVIALLGIVAFSGGGMQPTATIAAVVLLDSLSPSSSPSPTASTTPSVTPSMTVTPDLLALAQQTQSVIQTETAILLALGAIVTGTAAAEQTATATNWTATPTITDTLTATPTPTPTSSPTSSPTSTPTATLTSTPTTTPTATATHTPSPTSTPTASATQSPTPTPSRTRTPTPTPSPTRTPVPTRTPSLTRTHTPRPTIVPTRRPSATPIRAANCGNPDSVLSIGDLARISDLTPQSANARRRGRIEARIEFVIPIRSAVKILDGPNCSDGYVWWEVEFGSRTGWVAEIGQDNIPNLVRTGVFDDRPSNSGSPDSTACPGTRASSIRSGWLVVVTPPLRSNLRTSPTTSGGPEAVITQAYPGEELLVVGGPVCRDAYRWWQVRTADGMIEAWTIDGSDTETWLVPAY; encoded by the coding sequence ATGGATAACAATCAGCTCTCCGGTACGATGTTAGGCAAATACGCGCTGCGCGACCTGCTCGGGGCCGGCGGGATGGGTGCTGTCTACCGCGCCTACGACGACTCCCTCAAGCGCGAAGTTGCCGTCAAAGTTGTTAATCTCGGGACAGCCACCCCCGACGTTCAGGCGCGCTTCATCCGCGAGGCGCAAACTGCCGCCAACCTCGAACACAGCCACATCGTCCGTATCTACGATTTTGGCGTCGAGCGTGACATCAACTACATCGTCATGCAGCACTTGACCGGCGGCACCCTGACCGAACGGTTCAAGCGGCTCAAAGAAGGGCAAAGCTCCGGCCCTTCCCTCGGTGAAGTCTCCCTCATCCTTAATGAGATTGCGAGCGCTCTGGATTACGCCCATTGGCAGGGGGTCGTCCACCGCGACATCAAACCCGCCAACATTATGTTCAACAATCAGGGTCAGGCCATCATCGTCGATTTCGGCATCGCCAAGCTCATCTCCGACGCGACTCGCGCCGAGCTTACCGGGGCCGACATGATGATGGGAACACCCAGCTACATGCCGCCGGAACAGTGGTCGAAGCAGGAACTTACCCCGGCCGCCGACCAGTACGCACTGGCTGTCATGACCTACCAGCTTATCGCCGGACGCATGCCTTTTGTCGCCGATAACCTGCCCTCGCTCTGGTACAAGATCAAAGAAGAACAGCCGACGCCGCTGCATCTGCTCAAGCCCGACATCCCATTAAGCGTGATGGCTGTGATAGGTCGCGGGATGGCCAAGGATCCCGCGCAGCGCTTCCCCAACTGCACACAGTTGGCGCAGGCGTTCGAGAGCGCGATTGAGGGCAGTCACGGCGAAGCGACCGGCTTCTTCTTCGTTTCTTCGTCGGCGCGACCACCCTCCATCTCCGCGCGACCACCTTCCGTTTCGGCCCGGCCCGACAGTTTCTCGTCTGCGCCCCGCAGCGTACCTATGCAGGGTACAGCTCGGCAGGCGTCCTATCTCGGAATTGCCTTGGCGGTACTCCTGGTCGGTGTGATCGCTCTGTTGGGCATCGTGGCTTTCTCGGGCGGTGGCATGCAGCCCACAGCGACCATCGCGGCTGTAGTGCTGCTGGATTCCCTTTCGCCTTCATCCTCGCCGTCCCCGACGGCCAGCACGACGCCCTCAGTCACACCGTCCATGACCGTCACGCCCGATCTTCTCGCTCTTGCCCAGCAGACGCAGTCGGTCATTCAGACCGAGACCGCCATTTTGCTCGCCCTCGGGGCTATCGTGACCGGCACGGCCGCGGCAGAGCAGACGGCCACGGCAACCAATTGGACCGCAACCCCGACCATTACCGATACACTGACCGCTACCCCCACGCCGACGCCAACATCGTCCCCGACATCCTCGCCGACCTCTACTCCAACCGCTACGCTGACGTCTACGCCAACCACTACGCCAACCGCGACTGCAACCCACACTCCCTCCCCGACGTCTACACCGACCGCCAGCGCGACTCAGTCCCCAACGCCGACACCCAGCCGGACTAGGACGCCCACGCCGACACCGTCGCCGACCAGGACGCCTGTCCCGACACGTACACCCTCGCTGACCCGGACGCACACGCCTAGGCCCACAATTGTGCCGACCCGCCGCCCGAGTGCTACACCCATTCGGGCTGCGAACTGCGGGAACCCGGACAGCGTTCTCAGCATTGGGGATCTCGCGCGCATCAGTGATCTCACGCCGCAGTCCGCCAATGCGCGCCGCCGCGGCCGGATCGAAGCTCGCATCGAATTCGTCATCCCGATACGCTCGGCTGTCAAAATCCTCGACGGCCCTAACTGCAGCGACGGTTATGTCTGGTGGGAAGTCGAATTTGGTTCCAGGACGGGCTGGGTTGCCGAAATCGGGCAGGACAATATCCCGAACCTTGTCCGTACCGGCGTGTTTGACGACCGCCCCTCTAACAGCGGTTCACCCGATTCAACCGCCTGTCCTGGGACACGTGCCTCATCGATTCGCAGTGGCTGGCTTGTGGTGGTGACGCCGCCCCTGCGCAGCAACTTGCGGACTTCGCCAACCACCTCCGGCGGGCCGGAGGCCGTCATCACCCAGGCCTATCCCGGCGAAGAACTGCTGGTTGTCGGGGGGCCGGTATGTCGGGACGCCTACCGCTGGTGGCAGGTACGCACCGCCGATGGCATGATCGAAGCGTGGACCATCGACGGCAGCGACACGGAAACCTGGCTCGTACCCGCGTATTGA